A single region of the Ctenopharyngodon idella isolate HZGC_01 chromosome 21, HZGC01, whole genome shotgun sequence genome encodes:
- the LOC127503364 gene encoding olfactory receptor 52D1-like, translated as MYVLFRSQMDNLTFRYSILLMEGLQITHLSNHLAFMLFLLAYIFIIVSNIGILIQISVEKRLHQPMHILFCNLPLNDLLGTTVLLPRLMSQISTDPSERYITYVECAMQAFIGHVYGTASHTILMIMAFDRYVAICNPLRYPTIMSNNMVVKLSAGAWGAAVVLVGILIGLSVRLSHCRSVIQNLFCDNASLFKLSCENTMINNVYGLTFTVVLLTSSLGSVVFTYLRIVMVCFKSKNKATNSKAIKTCSAHLAVYIIMMVSGFTIIFLHRFSASSESRHLPSIMFHVIPPSLNPIIYGLQAKEIRQRLFKLFYKSKVNSM; from the coding sequence atgtatgttttgtttaggTCACAGATGGACAACCTGACATTCAGATACAGCATACTCCTAATGGAAGGACTACAAATTACACATCTGTCCAATCATCTTGCATTCATGCTTTTTTTGCTTgcttacatatttattatagtCTCTAACATTGGGATTTTGATTCAGATCTCAGTGGAAAAAAGGTTACATCAACCTATGCACATTCTTTTCTGCAATTTGCCACTGAATGATTTATTAGGGACAACTGTTCTTTTGCCACGCTTGATGAGTCAAATTTCAACAGACCCCTCTGAGCGCTACATCACATATGTGGAGTGCGCTATGCAAGCTTTTATTGGACATGTATATGGGACAGCATCCCACACTATTCTAATGATCATGGCCTTTGACAGATATGTGGCCATTTGCAATCCATTGCGATACCCAACTATAATGAGCAATAATATGGTGGTTAAACTGTCGGCAGGAGCTTGGGGTGCTGCAGTAGTGCTGGTGGGAATTCTGATCGGCCTCAGTGTGCGTCTGTCTCACTGCAGATCTGTGATTCAAAATCTGTTTTGTGACAACGCTTCACTATTTAAACTGTCCTGTGAAAATACAATGATTAATAATGTATATGGATTAACTTTTACTGTGGTTTTACTAACATCCTCATTGGGGAGTGTGGTATTTACATATCTCAGAATAGTGATGGTATGCttcaaaagcaaaaacaaagcaaccaACAGCAAAGCAATAAAAACCTGCAGTGCTCACCTGGCTGTTTATATAATCATGATGGTTTCTGGATTCACCATAATTTTTCTTCATCGTTTCTCTGCATCCTCTGAAAGTAGACATTTACCTAGTATAATGTTCCATGTTATTCCACCAAGCTTGAATCCCATAATATATGGTTTGCAAGCAAAGGAAATCAGACAGAGActgtttaaacttttttataaAAGTAAAGTTAACTCAATGTGA